From Synoicihabitans lomoniglobus, the proteins below share one genomic window:
- a CDS encoding LacI family DNA-binding transcriptional regulator, which translates to MASKKRVTMADVAREAGVHHTTVSLALRQHPSLPAETQKRIQILAAQMGYRVDPALRALNPYRHHSSPPVQTPRIAFVTSGATRFGWRHVPAHKQFYRGAASRAKELGYHLVHLWLDAPEFDPAELSNSLSSNGVQGLLLSSHDSPNHRALSIDWSRLCAVQIEHLPGIDSIGRVTNDQPAAIETAVRKALQAGYHRVGLVLPQWWNHLVDSAWTIGFLAAQQKIPPENRVPPLLYSATSEAPGPQVPPVPTSLLAKWLSQYRVDAVMSHAPAVEPALEILNLKVPQDIALADVFLRDEDRDRIAGVRQNCEHVGALSVDRLHQQLLDPSGSPAVSAVRTLVEGTWIDGNSLPPSQAGGP; encoded by the coding sequence ATGGCATCGAAGAAACGCGTCACCATGGCCGATGTCGCCCGCGAAGCCGGCGTCCATCATACGACCGTGTCTCTGGCACTTCGACAGCATCCGAGTCTCCCGGCCGAAACCCAAAAACGTATCCAGATTCTGGCCGCACAAATGGGTTATCGAGTCGATCCGGCCCTGCGAGCCCTCAACCCTTACCGCCATCATTCCAGCCCCCCGGTGCAGACCCCTCGCATCGCGTTTGTCACCTCCGGTGCCACTCGCTTCGGCTGGCGTCATGTGCCCGCGCACAAACAATTTTACCGAGGGGCCGCCTCCCGCGCCAAGGAGTTGGGGTATCACTTGGTCCATCTCTGGCTCGATGCCCCGGAATTCGATCCCGCCGAACTGTCCAACTCTCTTTCTTCCAACGGCGTGCAGGGACTCTTGCTCAGCTCGCACGATTCACCCAACCATCGCGCACTCAGCATAGATTGGAGTCGATTGTGCGCCGTTCAAATCGAACATCTACCTGGTATCGATTCCATCGGCCGGGTCACCAATGACCAGCCCGCCGCCATTGAGACGGCGGTGCGAAAAGCACTGCAGGCTGGCTACCACCGCGTGGGCCTCGTCCTGCCCCAATGGTGGAATCATCTCGTCGACTCCGCCTGGACCATAGGTTTCCTGGCCGCCCAACAAAAAATCCCCCCGGAGAACCGCGTCCCCCCCTTGCTCTACTCCGCGACATCCGAGGCACCCGGTCCTCAAGTTCCTCCCGTGCCGACGTCGCTTCTCGCCAAATGGCTGTCCCAGTATCGGGTGGATGCGGTCATGTCCCACGCTCCCGCCGTCGAACCAGCACTGGAAATCCTGAACTTAAAAGTCCCGCAGGATATTGCCCTGGCGGACGTGTTTCTCCGCGACGAAGACCGTGACCGAATCGCAGGTGTTCGCCAGAACTGTGAGCACGTCGGTGCGCTCTCCGTCGACCGACTTCACCAACAATTACTCGATCCTTCCGGTTCACCGGCAGTCTCCGCCGTTCGCACATTGGTGGAAGGCACCTGGATTGATGGAAATTCCTTGCCACCGTCACAAGCTGGAGGCCCGTGA
- a CDS encoding glycoside hydrolase family 97 protein, which produces MPSRLSLALALVLSTSLPAQEVSSPDGRLSVTLDLSPGGALSYRVTLEDTLVIEPSPLGLESTLGSFSSGLTVGETATAVIDEHYTLPNGKVRNVHYQAHELTATFANRDGNLIDVVFRVSNTDVAFAYRLPSGEIPRVTIERESTGFDLPDDATAFVTWQAPPETGWMQTKPSYEEGYLIDVPVGTDSPTELGFTYPALFRLGDQGWVLISETGVSSNYVGTRLADPTTDGLYRVAFPQSGENGGIGDATASASLPLLTPWRTITVGRTLATIVETTVATDVVTPQYEPSIAYQGGRATWSWLLWQDASMNETDQRTFIDLAAEMNYEYVLIDALWDTNLGREKLAELVAYAQSKHVNVLLWYNSNGAWNNAPQGPRNRMNSAPARQAEMAWLQSIGIKGLKVDFFGGDKQATMKLYEDILTDGNAYGLHFNFHGATLPRGWERMYPNHMTSEAATASENLVFSQGFCDGEAQRSTIFPFVRNPVAAFDYGPMVLNRRLSRDQASGTTRRTTDAFQLATTVLFQSPVQHFGLTPNNLEEQPAFVIDFLKTVPTRWDETRFIAGYPGKLAVLARRHEKQWYVAATNGEDEARTVSLSAPFLAGQTLTLIHDQSDGSAACDQITIATDGTFDLALAPRGGAVLSP; this is translated from the coding sequence ATGCCTTCCCGCCTTTCCCTCGCCCTTGCTCTCGTGTTGAGCACGAGCCTCCCCGCACAGGAGGTTTCGAGCCCCGATGGCCGCCTGTCCGTGACGCTCGACCTGAGTCCCGGCGGCGCGCTTTCCTACCGCGTCACGCTCGAGGATACCCTGGTGATCGAGCCGTCGCCGCTCGGACTGGAATCGACGCTCGGCAGCTTCTCGTCCGGACTCACCGTCGGCGAAACTGCGACCGCTGTCATCGACGAACACTACACCTTGCCCAACGGCAAAGTGCGCAACGTTCATTATCAGGCCCACGAACTCACGGCGACTTTTGCCAATCGCGACGGCAACCTCATCGACGTCGTTTTCCGCGTCAGCAATACGGACGTCGCCTTTGCCTACCGCTTACCGAGCGGTGAAATCCCGCGCGTCACGATCGAGCGCGAATCGACCGGCTTTGACCTGCCCGACGATGCCACCGCTTTCGTCACGTGGCAGGCGCCTCCCGAAACCGGTTGGATGCAGACCAAACCGAGCTACGAAGAAGGTTATCTGATCGATGTGCCCGTCGGCACCGACTCTCCCACCGAACTCGGTTTCACCTACCCCGCGCTCTTTCGACTCGGGGATCAAGGTTGGGTCCTCATTTCCGAAACCGGCGTATCCAGCAACTATGTCGGCACCCGCCTCGCCGACCCCACCACCGACGGGCTCTACCGGGTCGCCTTCCCGCAATCGGGCGAGAACGGCGGCATCGGCGATGCCACCGCTTCCGCCTCACTTCCTCTACTCACGCCATGGCGCACCATCACCGTCGGCCGCACGCTCGCCACCATTGTTGAAACCACCGTCGCCACCGACGTGGTTACGCCCCAATACGAACCCTCCATCGCCTACCAGGGCGGCCGCGCCACCTGGTCGTGGTTGCTCTGGCAGGATGCCAGTATGAACGAGACGGACCAGCGCACCTTCATCGATCTGGCCGCTGAGATGAATTACGAATACGTGCTCATTGACGCACTCTGGGACACCAACCTGGGCCGGGAGAAATTGGCCGAACTCGTTGCCTACGCGCAGTCAAAACACGTCAACGTGTTGTTGTGGTATAACTCCAATGGAGCCTGGAACAACGCTCCACAAGGACCGCGCAACCGCATGAACTCGGCCCCCGCCCGACAGGCCGAAATGGCCTGGCTCCAATCCATCGGCATCAAGGGACTCAAGGTCGATTTCTTCGGCGGGGACAAGCAGGCCACCATGAAGCTCTACGAAGACATCCTCACCGACGGAAATGCCTACGGCCTCCACTTCAATTTTCACGGTGCCACGCTACCGCGAGGCTGGGAGCGCATGTATCCCAATCATATGACCAGCGAAGCCGCTACCGCTTCCGAGAACCTCGTTTTCTCCCAGGGATTTTGCGACGGGGAAGCCCAACGCAGCACCATCTTCCCATTCGTGCGCAACCCTGTCGCCGCGTTCGACTACGGCCCGATGGTGCTCAATCGGCGGCTCTCCCGCGACCAAGCCAGCGGCACGACCCGCCGCACGACCGACGCATTTCAACTCGCGACCACCGTGCTCTTCCAGTCGCCCGTCCAACACTTTGGACTCACGCCCAACAACCTCGAAGAGCAACCCGCCTTCGTCATCGATTTCCTCAAAACCGTGCCGACAAGGTGGGACGAAACCCGCTTCATCGCCGGCTATCCCGGCAAACTGGCGGTGCTCGCCCGCCGCCACGAAAAGCAATGGTATGTGGCCGCCACCAACGGTGAAGATGAGGCTCGAACCGTCTCACTCTCCGCGCCCTTCCTCGCTGGCCAAACCCTCACCCTCATTCACGACCAGAGCGACGGCTCGGCGGCATGCGACCAGATCACCATCGCAACCGACGGCACCTTCGACCTCGCACTCGCCCCGCGTGGAGGTGCCGTGCTGAGCCCTTGA
- a CDS encoding LacI family DNA-binding transcriptional regulator, whose product MSRTSPPANSSASLESAESRSSLLHRPTGRRVTQKDIAKIAGVHNTTVSLALRHDASIPAATRERITRVAAQLGYRPDPAISALVSYRRTLGHSRRKRSIAYVTCGHTATAWRDSPDQVSYFEGARQEAKERDYELEHFWLDEPNMSPKRLAGILFHRGINGMVLAPGSHHLNQNLDFGSRVPHVVVLGLNHVGTDLNYVSSDRIGNVRKSVRESFRAGYQNPALVLSPDTNGETNHAMWVGFLAEQGYQRDDPRSPVFYPGQADNMTSRSHVTPEADGIQRKLVAWLHEIQPDVIIGSCTFVGDLLEGTGIEIPRHFALVDPHLDHHHHDVAGIRRHPFRAGEVAIEMLHSQLHENRCPTTTSHTTTLIEGTWIPGATLPRKRNRHRVAPSPTTQTKTPRRTPTGKPIEKSVNRASDVAPPA is encoded by the coding sequence ATGTCTCGCACCTCCCCTCCCGCCAACTCATCTGCGTCGCTGGAAAGCGCGGAATCTAGATCATCCTTGTTGCACCGACCGACCGGACGGCGCGTCACCCAAAAGGATATCGCCAAGATTGCGGGAGTTCACAACACCACGGTCTCATTGGCCCTGAGGCACGATGCCTCCATTCCCGCCGCCACACGCGAACGCATCACCCGCGTGGCCGCGCAATTGGGCTATCGCCCCGATCCTGCGATCAGTGCCTTGGTTTCCTATCGCCGCACCTTGGGCCACAGTCGCCGCAAACGTTCCATTGCCTACGTTACCTGTGGTCACACTGCAACCGCCTGGCGAGACTCGCCGGATCAGGTCAGCTACTTCGAAGGTGCTCGGCAGGAGGCGAAAGAGCGGGACTACGAACTGGAGCATTTTTGGTTGGATGAACCCAACATGAGCCCAAAACGCCTCGCGGGGATCCTATTCCATCGCGGCATCAACGGGATGGTGCTGGCCCCCGGCTCCCACCATTTGAATCAGAACTTGGATTTCGGATCGCGAGTTCCGCATGTGGTGGTCCTCGGGTTGAATCACGTCGGCACGGACCTAAACTACGTCTCCAGCGATCGAATCGGAAATGTCCGCAAATCCGTGCGGGAGTCATTTCGCGCCGGCTACCAAAACCCGGCTCTGGTGTTATCCCCCGACACAAACGGCGAAACAAACCACGCCATGTGGGTCGGGTTCTTGGCCGAACAAGGCTACCAGCGGGATGACCCTCGCTCCCCGGTGTTTTACCCCGGCCAGGCGGATAACATGACTTCTCGCTCCCACGTCACGCCCGAGGCGGACGGAATCCAACGGAAACTTGTCGCGTGGTTGCACGAGATCCAACCGGACGTGATCATCGGATCATGCACCTTTGTGGGTGACCTGCTGGAGGGCACCGGCATCGAGATTCCACGACATTTTGCCCTGGTTGATCCACACTTGGACCACCACCACCACGATGTTGCAGGCATCCGCCGTCATCCTTTCCGCGCCGGCGAAGTTGCGATCGAAATGCTCCATTCCCAGTTGCATGAAAATCGGTGCCCCACCACCACATCGCACACCACCACCCTGATTGAAGGAACGTGGATTCCCGGCGCCACATTACCGCGAAAACGAAACCGGCACCGAGTTGCCCCATCCCCGACAACTCAAACAAAAACCCCTCGGCGGACCCCGACTGGAAAACCCATCGAGAAATCAGTCAATCGGGCGTCCGACGTGGCCCCACCAGCTTGA
- a CDS encoding glycoside hydrolase family 43 protein codes for MLRKTVLALSTALMTVGLAATEPVTFESFAYTGNDEIFTPPLQPGEYRNPILAGYYPDPSICRVGDDYYLINSSFSHFPGIPIFHSTDLVNWTQLGHAIDRPDQLPYDGLGLSRGIFAPAISYHDGLFYIVCTFIDAGGNFVITAEDPAGPWSDPVWLNFDGIDPSIFFDDSTGRAWLVNNGAPPDNEPLYDGHRAIWVQEWDIVNRQLVGPRKIIINGGVDLTAQPVWIEGPHIYKRGDWYYLNCAEGGTSVNHSQVIFRSRQPDGPYTPFTEHPTLSQRDLPADRDHPVTCTGHADFTIGPDGNWWTVFLGCTPYSEGHYNTGRQTFLLPVTWENDWPIILEPGLAVPFVGQSPNGVTQREDAALPLTGNFTWTDDFDGEELNPAWIFMRAPQTTWWSVNEGALHLTPRADALRGKHNPTFVGRRLQHNRFATETTLQLPAASNVRTGLSAYHNETRQYNFGVYRTESGYKIYVEAQRGPADAAQFTLASLAAPPGTAITLRLTGEDTRYIFDYSTDHGASWTQVGGTFDARNLSVDTSYDFIGVLIGLFATQS; via the coding sequence ATGCTAAGAAAAACCGTCCTTGCCCTCTCGACCGCCTTGATGACCGTCGGCCTCGCCGCCACTGAACCGGTCACTTTCGAATCATTTGCCTACACCGGCAACGACGAGATATTCACCCCTCCGCTCCAGCCCGGCGAGTATCGTAATCCCATTCTGGCCGGTTACTACCCCGACCCCAGCATCTGCCGTGTCGGCGACGATTACTACCTCATCAATTCGTCGTTTTCCCACTTCCCCGGCATTCCGATCTTTCACAGCACCGATCTGGTCAACTGGACCCAGCTCGGCCACGCCATCGATCGCCCCGACCAACTGCCCTACGACGGGCTGGGCCTTTCCCGCGGAATTTTCGCTCCCGCCATCAGCTATCACGACGGGCTGTTCTACATCGTCTGCACTTTCATCGACGCCGGCGGCAACTTTGTGATCACCGCGGAAGATCCCGCCGGTCCGTGGTCCGATCCCGTTTGGCTCAATTTTGATGGCATCGACCCTTCGATCTTCTTCGACGATTCCACCGGTCGCGCCTGGCTCGTCAACAACGGCGCTCCACCCGACAATGAACCGCTCTACGACGGTCACCGCGCGATCTGGGTGCAGGAGTGGGACATCGTCAACCGCCAGCTCGTCGGACCGCGCAAGATCATCATCAACGGCGGCGTCGACCTCACCGCCCAACCCGTCTGGATCGAAGGTCCGCACATCTACAAACGCGGCGACTGGTATTACCTCAACTGCGCCGAAGGCGGCACCTCGGTGAATCACTCGCAGGTAATTTTCCGCAGTCGCCAGCCGGACGGTCCCTACACGCCGTTTACCGAACACCCGACCCTCTCTCAACGCGATCTGCCCGCCGACCGTGATCATCCCGTCACCTGCACCGGTCACGCCGATTTCACCATCGGTCCCGATGGCAACTGGTGGACGGTCTTCCTCGGCTGCACGCCGTATTCTGAAGGTCACTACAACACCGGCCGCCAAACCTTTCTCCTGCCGGTCACGTGGGAGAATGACTGGCCCATCATTCTCGAACCCGGCCTCGCCGTGCCGTTTGTCGGCCAGAGCCCGAACGGCGTCACCCAGCGCGAGGACGCGGCCCTGCCTTTGACCGGCAACTTTACCTGGACCGACGACTTCGACGGCGAGGAACTTAACCCCGCCTGGATCTTCATGCGCGCTCCGCAGACCACGTGGTGGTCGGTGAATGAAGGTGCGCTGCACCTCACGCCTCGGGCGGACGCGTTGCGCGGGAAACACAACCCGACCTTCGTCGGCCGTCGCCTCCAACACAACCGGTTCGCCACCGAGACGACCTTGCAACTGCCTGCCGCGAGCAACGTCCGCACCGGCCTTTCCGCGTATCATAACGAAACGCGCCAATACAATTTCGGTGTGTATCGCACTGAGTCCGGCTACAAAATCTACGTCGAAGCCCAACGCGGCCCCGCCGACGCCGCTCAGTTCACGCTCGCCAGCCTCGCCGCCCCTCCCGGCACCGCCATCACGCTGCGCCTCACCGGCGAAGACACCCGCTACATCTTCGACTACTCCACCGACCACGGCGCGAGTTGGACTCAAGTCGGCGGCACGTTCGACGCCCGCAATCTCAGCGTCGACACGTCCTACGATTTCATCGGCGTGTTGATAGGGCTCTTTGCGACTCAATCCTGA
- a CDS encoding FG-GAP repeat domain-containing protein yields the protein MPPLDYDPIPIGAPATSFERPMVTHLQVADLDQDGLPDIVYAEASTHTVRWIRQAPHGKFTEVVLADSILGPVHVWVGDINADGFRDVAVASMGQIFPTNDRIGAVVVLENLNNRDFRRRTLLDQTARVTDVRGANLSGHSDGRLDLVVAQFGYAQGETRWMKNEGDWHFTDHIVNRLSGAVHAPVADFDGDRRLDFATLISQEWEEVHLFRNLGQNQYLETIVWGSTNEDYGSSGLEVADVNRDGRPDLIYTNGDGFDYPIPGGRPWHGIQWLENQGDGRFAFRRVGEMTGAYSPRAADLDSDGDMDLIAVSCFADWSSPRAVSMMAWINEGNERFHPVVLAHSPTHLVTADVGDLDGDGVPEIVTGGMYAFPPFPAPHNVTLWRRR from the coding sequence ATGCCCCCGCTTGACTACGACCCGATTCCCATCGGCGCACCAGCGACAAGTTTTGAGCGTCCCATGGTCACCCACCTGCAGGTCGCCGATCTTGATCAGGACGGGTTGCCCGATATTGTCTATGCCGAAGCATCCACTCACACCGTGCGTTGGATTCGACAGGCGCCACACGGCAAATTCACCGAGGTGGTTCTCGCTGATTCCATCCTCGGTCCGGTGCACGTCTGGGTCGGCGACATCAACGCCGACGGTTTCCGGGACGTCGCGGTCGCGAGCATGGGGCAGATCTTTCCCACCAACGATCGCATCGGGGCCGTGGTGGTGTTGGAAAACCTCAACAATCGCGACTTCCGTCGTCGAACCCTGCTTGATCAAACCGCGCGCGTTACCGATGTTCGGGGGGCCAATCTCTCCGGTCACTCTGATGGACGACTTGATCTCGTCGTCGCCCAGTTCGGCTACGCGCAGGGAGAAACGCGCTGGATGAAAAACGAAGGCGACTGGCACTTCACCGATCACATTGTCAATCGACTCTCCGGTGCAGTTCATGCCCCGGTCGCGGATTTCGATGGTGATCGTCGACTCGATTTTGCCACGTTGATTTCACAGGAGTGGGAGGAGGTTCACTTGTTTCGCAACCTCGGCCAAAATCAGTATTTGGAAACCATCGTCTGGGGCTCGACCAACGAAGACTACGGTAGCAGTGGTCTCGAAGTGGCGGACGTGAATCGCGACGGCCGCCCTGATCTGATCTATACGAACGGCGACGGCTTTGACTACCCGATACCCGGAGGCCGCCCTTGGCACGGCATCCAATGGCTCGAGAATCAAGGCGACGGACGCTTCGCCTTCCGGCGCGTCGGCGAAATGACGGGCGCTTACAGCCCTCGCGCCGCCGACCTCGACAGCGACGGCGACATGGACTTGATCGCCGTCAGCTGTTTCGCCGATTGGTCGTCTCCCCGAGCCGTCTCGATGATGGCATGGATCAACGAGGGCAACGAACGTTTTCACCCCGTGGTGCTCGCCCACTCCCCCACTCATCTGGTGACTGCCGATGTCGGTGATCTCGACGGTGACGGCGTGCCCGAAATCGTGACCGGTGGCATGTATGCGTTCCCGCCGTTTCCCGCGCCCCACAATGTAACGCTATGGCGACGACGTTGA
- a CDS encoding TonB-dependent receptor plug domain-containing protein, with translation MHKIKKTPLPRFSMAAVAAFTLASSSWAQTTTGSSEIDDEDVIVLSPFEVAAEEEQGYTAATTLAGNRLNTELRDIGNAVTVVTKQFLDDIAATDNESLLQYTTGTEVGNLGGNFAGFGDGARLDESARFTNPNQNTRVRGLAAADNTRDYFATNIPWDGYSVDRVDLQRGPNSILFGQGSPAGIINSGTKQASFKNSNEVAFRVGSYGSARASVDFNRVLLEDQLAVRVSAVKDDTRYQQDPAFQDSERIFAAVRFEPEFLKRGSARTIIKANFEDGSIKSNRPRTLPPLDYVTPWFNTGTYQGLQNGEPRTYNYLNKETFNAWQVQDDNTGRPNHGQQRPAINGGPNAGQPNPAFNPWVGGFGGAFGSPFVYFDGNGSVDPALGQQSEVRANSGEGGRAPDGSIDDSFSLGFHRMVGVNGYADYSVKAGLPYAQFGVYKDFSLTDASVFDFYNNLVDGPNKEEWQNFNAFNVSLAQTFMNDKFGFELVVNQESYDNGQLSLLAGGNQGIFVDLMSVYSDGTPAGVAGAAVDGQNEPYADGTPNPNLGRVFVGGRGDAGNNSTATERDGFRATGFFTHDFARSDNPSTFKRLLGKHTFTGLLAEEGFDSDNRSWIRYNINPEYIDFLGDDFANAKFNTAELNPHSVIYLGDSLLGRSTASGANIPRITTKVDMPSDYAIRVFDATWNSPDVAFDAPWIDQYYPDQSPFNDVDDPSTPDVDETGQRYSTQSENPANYVGWRYMPVSILDSEDNNGANRDTNTTFARLSKAETESQAFVWQAHFWDNAVVGTWGWRKDIAKSWDYSVDVAGLPPGHARDNRLDLSPSSYKLDLSSFNELEVESTSYSIVAHLDQLPIIKGLTERLPFLTTVFYNESENFQPAAQRVDVYGEALAAPAGTTTDVGVLLESKDGRFSLKVNKYETEVLRNSSSGLNGAWFIGASQVWSGNWVNRYEFNLSGDTIDTQGADDADDNGRYNYGAGQNGEDEAAARVREQNVIAAWRAYQASVDPRFYEAWGIDLVDWQNDGITSSTPAGFTVPEDAISKGYEIEFNAQPTRNWRLTFNASKTTAVRKNIGGENLVDFIENYETALNDGADGGVGDLRIWWGGAGNERSLFQWNTNIGAEWAARKLQEGTNVPELREWRFNAISNYDFDEGMLKGVNVGMALRWQDDVIIGYPPIPNPVTPTKANFDLDNPYRASAETNLDLWVGYSRRLSEKIDWRVQLNVRNVGQGNNLIPVTVQPDGTPATYRIGPHQSWTLTNTFRF, from the coding sequence ATGCATAAAATAAAGAAAACCCCTCTGCCCAGATTCTCTATGGCGGCGGTGGCGGCCTTCACACTGGCCAGTTCTTCGTGGGCCCAGACAACCACTGGGTCCTCTGAGATCGATGACGAAGATGTCATCGTTTTGTCTCCGTTTGAGGTAGCAGCCGAGGAGGAGCAAGGCTACACAGCCGCCACCACCCTCGCCGGCAATCGTCTCAATACTGAGCTCCGCGACATCGGTAACGCTGTTACCGTAGTCACCAAACAATTCCTCGATGACATTGCGGCCACGGACAATGAGTCCCTGCTGCAATACACCACCGGCACGGAAGTGGGTAACCTCGGCGGTAACTTCGCCGGCTTCGGCGATGGTGCCCGGCTGGACGAGTCCGCTCGTTTCACCAACCCGAACCAGAACACCCGTGTTCGTGGTCTCGCCGCGGCCGACAATACCCGCGATTACTTCGCCACCAACATCCCTTGGGATGGCTACTCGGTTGACCGCGTCGATCTCCAACGGGGCCCGAACTCCATTTTGTTCGGTCAAGGTTCCCCGGCCGGTATCATCAACTCCGGCACCAAGCAGGCTTCGTTCAAGAACTCGAATGAAGTTGCCTTCCGCGTCGGCAGTTACGGTTCCGCCCGCGCCTCGGTTGATTTCAACCGCGTGCTGCTCGAGGACCAACTCGCCGTGCGTGTGTCCGCTGTCAAGGACGACACCCGCTATCAGCAGGATCCCGCCTTCCAGGATTCCGAGCGTATCTTCGCCGCCGTGCGTTTTGAGCCGGAGTTCCTTAAGCGCGGTTCAGCTCGCACGATCATCAAAGCGAACTTTGAGGACGGCTCCATCAAATCGAACCGTCCGCGCACGCTGCCTCCCTTGGATTACGTCACGCCGTGGTTTAATACCGGCACCTACCAAGGTCTGCAGAACGGTGAACCCCGCACGTATAACTACCTGAACAAGGAAACGTTCAATGCGTGGCAGGTGCAGGACGACAACACGGGTCGTCCCAACCACGGTCAGCAACGCCCCGCGATCAACGGCGGTCCGAACGCCGGCCAACCCAACCCGGCCTTCAATCCTTGGGTCGGTGGTTTTGGTGGAGCATTCGGCAGCCCTTTCGTTTACTTCGATGGCAACGGCAGCGTCGATCCCGCTCTGGGTCAGCAGTCCGAAGTCCGAGCCAATTCCGGTGAGGGTGGTCGGGCCCCCGACGGTTCGATTGATGACAGCTTCAGCTTGGGCTTCCACCGTATGGTGGGGGTCAATGGCTATGCGGATTACTCGGTGAAAGCCGGTCTCCCCTACGCCCAGTTCGGTGTTTACAAGGACTTCTCCCTTACCGACGCCTCGGTCTTTGATTTCTACAACAATTTGGTCGATGGACCGAACAAGGAGGAATGGCAGAACTTTAATGCCTTCAACGTCTCGCTCGCGCAGACTTTCATGAATGACAAGTTCGGCTTCGAACTCGTGGTCAACCAGGAGAGCTATGACAACGGTCAGCTGTCGCTGCTGGCCGGTGGTAATCAAGGCATCTTCGTCGATCTGATGTCGGTTTACTCCGACGGCACGCCGGCGGGTGTCGCGGGTGCGGCGGTCGATGGTCAAAACGAACCTTACGCCGATGGCACGCCGAATCCGAATCTCGGTCGGGTTTTCGTCGGTGGTCGCGGTGACGCTGGCAATAACTCCACGGCGACTGAGCGCGATGGCTTCCGGGCCACCGGGTTCTTTACGCACGACTTCGCTCGTTCGGACAACCCTTCGACGTTCAAGCGCCTGCTCGGCAAACACACCTTCACCGGCCTGCTGGCTGAAGAAGGATTCGACTCCGATAATCGCTCCTGGATCCGCTACAACATCAATCCAGAATACATTGATTTCCTCGGTGACGACTTCGCGAATGCGAAGTTCAACACGGCGGAGCTCAACCCGCATTCGGTGATCTACCTCGGTGACTCGTTGTTGGGGCGTTCGACGGCTTCCGGCGCGAACATTCCGCGGATCACGACCAAGGTCGACATGCCTTCTGATTACGCCATCCGCGTTTTCGACGCGACCTGGAATTCCCCCGATGTTGCCTTCGATGCACCGTGGATCGATCAATACTACCCGGACCAGTCGCCCTTCAATGATGTCGATGATCCTTCGACCCCCGACGTCGACGAGACCGGCCAGCGTTACAGCACCCAATCGGAGAACCCGGCCAACTATGTGGGGTGGCGTTACATGCCGGTGAGCATCCTCGACTCCGAAGACAACAACGGCGCGAATCGGGACACGAACACCACGTTCGCCCGTCTCTCCAAGGCCGAGACCGAATCGCAAGCCTTTGTCTGGCAGGCTCACTTCTGGGACAATGCCGTCGTCGGCACCTGGGGGTGGCGTAAAGATATCGCCAAGTCATGGGACTATTCGGTCGATGTCGCCGGTTTGCCTCCCGGTCACGCTCGAGACAACCGTCTCGATCTGAGCCCGAGCAGCTACAAACTCGATTTATCGAGCTTCAATGAACTCGAAGTGGAGTCCACCAGCTACTCCATCGTGGCTCACTTGGACCAACTCCCCATCATCAAGGGTTTGACCGAGCGTTTGCCGTTCCTCACGACCGTATTCTACAACGAGTCGGAGAACTTCCAGCCAGCAGCCCAACGTGTTGATGTCTATGGTGAGGCTCTGGCCGCGCCGGCCGGCACCACGACCGATGTGGGGGTCCTCTTGGAATCCAAGGACGGGCGCTTCTCCCTCAAGGTGAACAAGTATGAGACCGAAGTGCTCCGCAATTCCTCCTCCGGCCTCAATGGCGCGTGGTTCATCGGTGCCTCCCAAGTGTGGTCCGGTAACTGGGTGAATCGCTACGAGTTCAATCTCTCCGGCGATACCATCGACACGCAAGGTGCCGATGATGCGGATGACAACGGGCGCTACAATTACGGTGCCGGACAAAACGGTGAAGACGAAGCCGCGGCCCGCGTCCGCGAGCAAAACGTCATCGCTGCCTGGCGAGCGTATCAAGCCTCCGTCGATCCTCGCTTCTATGAAGCCTGGGGCATCGACCTGGTCGACTGGCAGAACGACGGCATTACGTCGTCGACTCCGGCCGGTTTCACGGTTCCCGAGGATGCGATTTCCAAGGGTTACGAAATCGAGTTCAATGCTCAGCCGACCCGCAACTGGCGGCTGACGTTTAACGCCTCCAAGACGACGGCTGTCCGCAAGAACATTGGAGGTGAAAACCTGGTCGACTTCATCGAGAACTACGAGACCGCCCTCAACGACGGCGCCGACGGTGGTGTCGGTGACCTTCGGATCTGGTGGGGTGGGGCCGGTAACGAACGTTCGCTCTTCCAATGGAACACCAACATCGGTGCCGAATGGGCCGCCCGTAAGTTGCAGGAAGGCACCAACGTGCCAGAACTGCGTGAGTGGCGCTTCAATGCCATTTCCAACTACGACTTCGACGAAGGCATGCTCAAGGGCGTCAACGTCGGTATGGCGCTGCGTTGGCAGGACGACGTGATCATCGGCTACCCGCCGATTCCCAATCCTGTTACGCCGACCAAGGCGAACTTTGATCTCGATAATCCGTATCGTGCATCAGCCGAGACGAATCTCGATCTCTGGGTCGGCTATAGCCGACGCCTCAGCGAAAAGATCGATTGGCGGGTGCAGCTCAATGTTCGCAACGTGGGTCAGGGCAACAACCTGATTCCGGTGACGGTGCAGCCCGACGGCACGCCCGCAACGTATCGTATTGGTCCGCACCAGAGCTGGACACTCACCAACACGTTCAGGTTCTAG